One Xiphophorus couchianus chromosome 1, X_couchianus-1.0, whole genome shotgun sequence genomic region harbors:
- the tead3a gene encoding transcriptional enhancer factor TEF-5 isoform X3, with protein MGGVCAGSHKTFACRVFSTPRLCAFSFRALISYQIYKIHSTFFCSIVPTVEFQSPVLCRNRVLRGRRSFVPVRAERGSRCEDISCAAGECVAGTVIIASEWSCRSSPDGAQEESGNGEGLADGADRGLDGDPEGVWSPDIEQSFQEALAIYPPCGRRKIILSDEGKMYGRNELIARYIKLRTGKTRTRKQVSSHLQVLAKRKSREFQSKLKDQVSKDKALQTVANLSSAQIVSASVMKPQTPFPPPVRYWPGPVPGQPGHSQDIKPFAQPPYTTLPAPVPPPISYETLPPPRPTAIAAPVWQDRTIASAKLRLLEYSAFMESQKDRETYKHLFVHIGPSNPGYSDPVLESIDVRQIYDKFSEKKGGLKELYEKGPHNAFFLVKFWADLSGDIEEGPSAFYGVSSQYSGTEGISISVSTKVCSFGKQVVEKVETEFGLLEGGKYMFRIHRSPMCEYMINFIHKLKHLPEKYMMNSVLENFTILQVVSNRETQETLLCIAFVFEVSTSEHGAQYHVYRLVND; from the exons ATGGGAGGAGTTTGCGCTGGAAGCCACAAAACTTTTGCGTGTCGAGTGTTTTCGACGCCACGCCTCTGCGCGTTTTCTTTCCGAGCCCTGATTTCATACcaaatttataaaatacattccACCTTTTTCTGTTCTATTGTTCCTACTGTTGAATTCCAGAGCCCAGTGTTGTGCAGAAACAGGGTTTTACGGGGGAGAAGAAGTTTTGTCCCTGTAAGAGCAGAGCGCGGAAGCCGTTGCGAG GACATTTCATGTGCTGCAGGTGAGTGTGTAGCTGGAACCGTCATCATTGCGTCGGAGTGGAGTTGCCGAAGCAGCCCTGATGGGGCGCAGGAGGAGAGCGGGAACGGAGAGGGACTGGCAGATGGGGCTGACCGTGGATTGGATGGCGACCCAGAAGGCGTCTGGAGTCCAGACATTGAGCAGAGCTTTCAAGAAGCGCTGGCCATCTACCCTCCTTGCGGGAGGAGAAAGATCATACTTTCAGATGAGGGCAAGATGTATG GTCGAAATGAGCTGATAGCTCGCTATATAAAGCTTCGAACTGGAAAGACACGTACTCGCAAACAG GTCTCTAGTCACCTGCAAGTGTTGGCCAAGAGAAAGTCTCGTGAATTTCAGTCTAAGCTGAAG GATCAGGTATCCAAAGATAAGGCACTCCAGACAGTGGCCAACCTGTCGTCGGCTCAGATTGTGTCAGCGAGTGTAATGAAACCTCAGACTCCCTTCCCTCCACCAGTCAGA TACTGGCCCGGCCCTGTCCCAGGACAGCCTGGACATTCTCAGGA CATCAAGCCCTTTGCACAGCCTCCGTACACTACACTACCAGCGCCTGTCCCTCCACCAATCA GTTATGAGACATTGCCACCACCTCGGCCTACAGCAATCGCTGCTCCTGTATGGCAAGACAGAACCATTGCTTCTGCAAAACTACGTTTACTCGAGTACTCTGCTTTTATGGAGTCTCAAAAAGACAGAGAGACG TATAAACACCTTTTTGTTCACATTGGACCATCAAATCCAGGCTACAGCGACCCGGTTTTGGAGTCCATAGACGTGAGACAGATTTATGACAAGTTCTCAGAAAAGAAAGGCGGCCTGAAGGAGCTATACGAAAAGGGTCCTCACAATGCGTTCTTTCTCGTTAAGTTCTGG GCGGATCTGAGCGGTGACATTGAGGAGGGCCCTAGTGCATTTTATGGAGTGAGCAGCCAGTACAGTGGGACCGAAGGCATCTCCATCAGTGTTTCCACAAAGGTTTGCTCCTTCGGAAAACAGGTGGTGGAGAAAGTTGAG ACAGAATTTGGTCTATTAGAGGGAGGAAAGTACATGTTCCGCATCCATCGTTCACCTATGTGTGAATACATGATCAACTTTATCCACAAACTCAAGCATCTCCCAGAGAAATACATGATGAACAGTGTACTTGAGAACTTCACCATCCTGCAG GTGGTGTCCAACAGAGAGACCCAGGAGACTCTGCTGTGCATTGCCTTCGTGTTTGAAGTGTCCACAAGCGAACATGGAGCTCAGTACCATGTGTATCGCCTTGTTAATGACTAG
- the tead3a gene encoding transcriptional enhancer factor TEF-5 isoform X1 produces the protein MGGVCAGSHKTFACRVFSTPRLCAFSFRALISYQIYKIHSTFFCSIVPTVEFQSPVLCRNRVLRGRRSFVPVRAERGSRCEDISCAAGECVAGTVIIASEWSCRSSPDGAQEESGNGEGLADGADRGLDGDPEGVWSPDIEQSFQEALAIYPPCGRRKIILSDEGKMYGRNELIARYIKLRTGKTRTRKQVSSHIQVLARKRVREYQASIKAMNLDQVSKDKALQTVANLSSAQIVSASVMKPQTPFPPPVRYWPGPVPGQPGHSQDIKPFAQPPYTTLPAPVPPPISYETLPPPRPTAIAAPVWQDRTIASAKLRLLEYSAFMESQKDRETYKHLFVHIGPSNPGYSDPVLESIDVRQIYDKFSEKKGGLKELYEKGPHNAFFLVKFWADLSGDIEEGPSAFYGVSSQYSGTEGISISVSTKVCSFGKQVVEKVETEFGLLEGGKYMFRIHRSPMCEYMINFIHKLKHLPEKYMMNSVLENFTILQVVSNRETQETLLCIAFVFEVSTSEHGAQYHVYRLVND, from the exons ATGGGAGGAGTTTGCGCTGGAAGCCACAAAACTTTTGCGTGTCGAGTGTTTTCGACGCCACGCCTCTGCGCGTTTTCTTTCCGAGCCCTGATTTCATACcaaatttataaaatacattccACCTTTTTCTGTTCTATTGTTCCTACTGTTGAATTCCAGAGCCCAGTGTTGTGCAGAAACAGGGTTTTACGGGGGAGAAGAAGTTTTGTCCCTGTAAGAGCAGAGCGCGGAAGCCGTTGCGAG GACATTTCATGTGCTGCAGGTGAGTGTGTAGCTGGAACCGTCATCATTGCGTCGGAGTGGAGTTGCCGAAGCAGCCCTGATGGGGCGCAGGAGGAGAGCGGGAACGGAGAGGGACTGGCAGATGGGGCTGACCGTGGATTGGATGGCGACCCAGAAGGCGTCTGGAGTCCAGACATTGAGCAGAGCTTTCAAGAAGCGCTGGCCATCTACCCTCCTTGCGGGAGGAGAAAGATCATACTTTCAGATGAGGGCAAGATGTATG GTCGAAATGAGCTGATAGCTCGCTATATAAAGCTTCGAACTGGAAAGACACGTACTCGCAAACAG GTATCTAGTCACATTCAAGTTTTGGCACGTAAGCGGGTACGTGAATACCAGGCGAGCATCAAG GCCATGAACTTG GATCAGGTATCCAAAGATAAGGCACTCCAGACAGTGGCCAACCTGTCGTCGGCTCAGATTGTGTCAGCGAGTGTAATGAAACCTCAGACTCCCTTCCCTCCACCAGTCAGA TACTGGCCCGGCCCTGTCCCAGGACAGCCTGGACATTCTCAGGA CATCAAGCCCTTTGCACAGCCTCCGTACACTACACTACCAGCGCCTGTCCCTCCACCAATCA GTTATGAGACATTGCCACCACCTCGGCCTACAGCAATCGCTGCTCCTGTATGGCAAGACAGAACCATTGCTTCTGCAAAACTACGTTTACTCGAGTACTCTGCTTTTATGGAGTCTCAAAAAGACAGAGAGACG TATAAACACCTTTTTGTTCACATTGGACCATCAAATCCAGGCTACAGCGACCCGGTTTTGGAGTCCATAGACGTGAGACAGATTTATGACAAGTTCTCAGAAAAGAAAGGCGGCCTGAAGGAGCTATACGAAAAGGGTCCTCACAATGCGTTCTTTCTCGTTAAGTTCTGG GCGGATCTGAGCGGTGACATTGAGGAGGGCCCTAGTGCATTTTATGGAGTGAGCAGCCAGTACAGTGGGACCGAAGGCATCTCCATCAGTGTTTCCACAAAGGTTTGCTCCTTCGGAAAACAGGTGGTGGAGAAAGTTGAG ACAGAATTTGGTCTATTAGAGGGAGGAAAGTACATGTTCCGCATCCATCGTTCACCTATGTGTGAATACATGATCAACTTTATCCACAAACTCAAGCATCTCCCAGAGAAATACATGATGAACAGTGTACTTGAGAACTTCACCATCCTGCAG GTGGTGTCCAACAGAGAGACCCAGGAGACTCTGCTGTGCATTGCCTTCGTGTTTGAAGTGTCCACAAGCGAACATGGAGCTCAGTACCATGTGTATCGCCTTGTTAATGACTAG
- the tead3a gene encoding transcriptional enhancer factor TEF-5 isoform X4, producing MLAAVVGKVSLLCECVAGTVIIASEWSCRSSPDGAQEESGNGEGLADGADRGLDGDPEGVWSPDIEQSFQEALAIYPPCGRRKIILSDEGKMYGRNELIARYIKLRTGKTRTRKQVSSHIQVLARKRVREYQASIKAMNLDQVSKDKALQTVANLSSAQIVSASVMKPQTPFPPPVRYWPGPVPGQPGHSQDIKPFAQPPYTTLPAPVPPPISYETLPPPRPTAIAAPVWQDRTIASAKLRLLEYSAFMESQKDRETYKHLFVHIGPSNPGYSDPVLESIDVRQIYDKFSEKKGGLKELYEKGPHNAFFLVKFWADLSGDIEEGPSAFYGVSSQYSGTEGISISVSTKVCSFGKQVVEKVETEFGLLEGGKYMFRIHRSPMCEYMINFIHKLKHLPEKYMMNSVLENFTILQVVSNRETQETLLCIAFVFEVSTSEHGAQYHVYRLVND from the exons ATGCTAGCTGCTGTTGTTGGGAAAGTTTCGCTACTAT GTGAGTGTGTAGCTGGAACCGTCATCATTGCGTCGGAGTGGAGTTGCCGAAGCAGCCCTGATGGGGCGCAGGAGGAGAGCGGGAACGGAGAGGGACTGGCAGATGGGGCTGACCGTGGATTGGATGGCGACCCAGAAGGCGTCTGGAGTCCAGACATTGAGCAGAGCTTTCAAGAAGCGCTGGCCATCTACCCTCCTTGCGGGAGGAGAAAGATCATACTTTCAGATGAGGGCAAGATGTATG GTCGAAATGAGCTGATAGCTCGCTATATAAAGCTTCGAACTGGAAAGACACGTACTCGCAAACAG GTATCTAGTCACATTCAAGTTTTGGCACGTAAGCGGGTACGTGAATACCAGGCGAGCATCAAG GCCATGAACTTG GATCAGGTATCCAAAGATAAGGCACTCCAGACAGTGGCCAACCTGTCGTCGGCTCAGATTGTGTCAGCGAGTGTAATGAAACCTCAGACTCCCTTCCCTCCACCAGTCAGA TACTGGCCCGGCCCTGTCCCAGGACAGCCTGGACATTCTCAGGA CATCAAGCCCTTTGCACAGCCTCCGTACACTACACTACCAGCGCCTGTCCCTCCACCAATCA GTTATGAGACATTGCCACCACCTCGGCCTACAGCAATCGCTGCTCCTGTATGGCAAGACAGAACCATTGCTTCTGCAAAACTACGTTTACTCGAGTACTCTGCTTTTATGGAGTCTCAAAAAGACAGAGAGACG TATAAACACCTTTTTGTTCACATTGGACCATCAAATCCAGGCTACAGCGACCCGGTTTTGGAGTCCATAGACGTGAGACAGATTTATGACAAGTTCTCAGAAAAGAAAGGCGGCCTGAAGGAGCTATACGAAAAGGGTCCTCACAATGCGTTCTTTCTCGTTAAGTTCTGG GCGGATCTGAGCGGTGACATTGAGGAGGGCCCTAGTGCATTTTATGGAGTGAGCAGCCAGTACAGTGGGACCGAAGGCATCTCCATCAGTGTTTCCACAAAGGTTTGCTCCTTCGGAAAACAGGTGGTGGAGAAAGTTGAG ACAGAATTTGGTCTATTAGAGGGAGGAAAGTACATGTTCCGCATCCATCGTTCACCTATGTGTGAATACATGATCAACTTTATCCACAAACTCAAGCATCTCCCAGAGAAATACATGATGAACAGTGTACTTGAGAACTTCACCATCCTGCAG GTGGTGTCCAACAGAGAGACCCAGGAGACTCTGCTGTGCATTGCCTTCGTGTTTGAAGTGTCCACAAGCGAACATGGAGCTCAGTACCATGTGTATCGCCTTGTTAATGACTAG
- the tead3a gene encoding transcriptional enhancer factor TEF-5 isoform X2, translated as MGGVCAGSHKTFACRVFSTPRLCAFSFRALISYQIYKIHSTFFCSIVPTVEFQSPVLCRNRVLRGRRSFVPVRAERGSRCEDISCAAGECVAGTVIIASEWSCRSSPDGAQEESGNGEGLADGADRGLDGDPEGVWSPDIEQSFQEALAIYPPCGRRKIILSDEGKMYGRNELIARYIKLRTGKTRTRKQVSSHIQVLARKRVREYQASIKDQVSKDKALQTVANLSSAQIVSASVMKPQTPFPPPVRYWPGPVPGQPGHSQDIKPFAQPPYTTLPAPVPPPISYETLPPPRPTAIAAPVWQDRTIASAKLRLLEYSAFMESQKDRETYKHLFVHIGPSNPGYSDPVLESIDVRQIYDKFSEKKGGLKELYEKGPHNAFFLVKFWADLSGDIEEGPSAFYGVSSQYSGTEGISISVSTKVCSFGKQVVEKVETEFGLLEGGKYMFRIHRSPMCEYMINFIHKLKHLPEKYMMNSVLENFTILQVVSNRETQETLLCIAFVFEVSTSEHGAQYHVYRLVND; from the exons ATGGGAGGAGTTTGCGCTGGAAGCCACAAAACTTTTGCGTGTCGAGTGTTTTCGACGCCACGCCTCTGCGCGTTTTCTTTCCGAGCCCTGATTTCATACcaaatttataaaatacattccACCTTTTTCTGTTCTATTGTTCCTACTGTTGAATTCCAGAGCCCAGTGTTGTGCAGAAACAGGGTTTTACGGGGGAGAAGAAGTTTTGTCCCTGTAAGAGCAGAGCGCGGAAGCCGTTGCGAG GACATTTCATGTGCTGCAGGTGAGTGTGTAGCTGGAACCGTCATCATTGCGTCGGAGTGGAGTTGCCGAAGCAGCCCTGATGGGGCGCAGGAGGAGAGCGGGAACGGAGAGGGACTGGCAGATGGGGCTGACCGTGGATTGGATGGCGACCCAGAAGGCGTCTGGAGTCCAGACATTGAGCAGAGCTTTCAAGAAGCGCTGGCCATCTACCCTCCTTGCGGGAGGAGAAAGATCATACTTTCAGATGAGGGCAAGATGTATG GTCGAAATGAGCTGATAGCTCGCTATATAAAGCTTCGAACTGGAAAGACACGTACTCGCAAACAG GTATCTAGTCACATTCAAGTTTTGGCACGTAAGCGGGTACGTGAATACCAGGCGAGCATCAAG GATCAGGTATCCAAAGATAAGGCACTCCAGACAGTGGCCAACCTGTCGTCGGCTCAGATTGTGTCAGCGAGTGTAATGAAACCTCAGACTCCCTTCCCTCCACCAGTCAGA TACTGGCCCGGCCCTGTCCCAGGACAGCCTGGACATTCTCAGGA CATCAAGCCCTTTGCACAGCCTCCGTACACTACACTACCAGCGCCTGTCCCTCCACCAATCA GTTATGAGACATTGCCACCACCTCGGCCTACAGCAATCGCTGCTCCTGTATGGCAAGACAGAACCATTGCTTCTGCAAAACTACGTTTACTCGAGTACTCTGCTTTTATGGAGTCTCAAAAAGACAGAGAGACG TATAAACACCTTTTTGTTCACATTGGACCATCAAATCCAGGCTACAGCGACCCGGTTTTGGAGTCCATAGACGTGAGACAGATTTATGACAAGTTCTCAGAAAAGAAAGGCGGCCTGAAGGAGCTATACGAAAAGGGTCCTCACAATGCGTTCTTTCTCGTTAAGTTCTGG GCGGATCTGAGCGGTGACATTGAGGAGGGCCCTAGTGCATTTTATGGAGTGAGCAGCCAGTACAGTGGGACCGAAGGCATCTCCATCAGTGTTTCCACAAAGGTTTGCTCCTTCGGAAAACAGGTGGTGGAGAAAGTTGAG ACAGAATTTGGTCTATTAGAGGGAGGAAAGTACATGTTCCGCATCCATCGTTCACCTATGTGTGAATACATGATCAACTTTATCCACAAACTCAAGCATCTCCCAGAGAAATACATGATGAACAGTGTACTTGAGAACTTCACCATCCTGCAG GTGGTGTCCAACAGAGAGACCCAGGAGACTCTGCTGTGCATTGCCTTCGTGTTTGAAGTGTCCACAAGCGAACATGGAGCTCAGTACCATGTGTATCGCCTTGTTAATGACTAG